From Mucilaginibacter rubeus, a single genomic window includes:
- a CDS encoding response regulator, with the protein MKLIFIDDEPIQHFIIQRMIETYLSFQPVTTYYFDATKVVEFLIKNKTNSDELPDMIFVDINMAIMSGSSFLHKYNKLRSGLARKIDVYIMSSSIDPADLALAKKYDFVLDYIIKPLTKVTLKKILEPAL; encoded by the coding sequence GTGAAATTAATATTTATTGACGATGAACCTATCCAGCATTTCATAATTCAAAGAATGATTGAAACCTATCTATCATTTCAGCCCGTAACTACATATTATTTCGATGCAACAAAAGTTGTGGAGTTTTTAATTAAAAACAAAACTAACAGTGATGAATTGCCCGATATGATATTCGTTGATATTAATATGGCTATTATGAGCGGTTCTTCATTTCTTCATAAATATAATAAACTAAGATCCGGTTTAGCAAGGAAAATAGATGTTTATATTATGTCATCGTCAATTGATCCCGCAGACCTGGCCCTGGCAAAAAAATATGATTTTGTTTTAGATTATATTATAAAACCTTTAACAAAGGTTACACTCAAAAAAATACTGGAGCCCGCTCTGTAA
- a CDS encoding acyltransferase has translation MKQRYPAMLRHKLSNVSISLRKKYYKFLGMQINNGVILGKIKCKWPGKISVGNESVIEDDVVFKTPQPFAETNYVKIGERVFIGHGCDFNITLGLTIGDDCLIAANTIFVDAGREMKRDLPINQQPVIHKPIILKNDVWIGAHSIILQGVTIGEGSIVGAGSLVNKSIPDYQIWAGTPARFIKNR, from the coding sequence ATGAAACAGAGATACCCTGCCATGCTGAGGCATAAACTTAGCAATGTTAGTATATCGCTCCGGAAAAAGTACTATAAGTTTTTAGGTATGCAGATTAACAATGGGGTAATATTAGGCAAAATAAAATGTAAATGGCCTGGCAAAATCAGTGTTGGCAACGAAAGTGTAATTGAAGATGATGTTGTTTTTAAAACCCCACAGCCATTTGCCGAAACCAATTATGTAAAAATTGGAGAACGTGTATTTATTGGCCACGGATGCGATTTTAACATAACCTTAGGACTGACAATAGGCGATGATTGTCTGATAGCAGCCAATACCATATTTGTTGATGCCGGTCGCGAAATGAAGCGCGATTTACCCATCAATCAGCAACCTGTGATACACAAACCAATAATTTTAAAGAACGATGTATGGATTGGCGCGCATAGTATTATCCTTCAAGGGGTAACTATAGGGGAGGGCAGTATTGTGGGTGCAGGTTCTTTGGTTAACAAATCAATTCCCGATTACCAGATATGGGCCGGTACACCCGCCCGCTTTATAAAAAACAGATAA
- a CDS encoding UpxY family transcription antiterminator, which yields MKNAVIIKPTPANWMVVYTRSRFEKKIDRTLNDNHITSFCPVIKSLKKWADRNKMIETPLFPSYVFVKANTGEQLKVKQVPGVINFVSYGGKPVVLNDTEIERIKSIVDNYSEVELMSIQNLNIGNRVKIKDGLLYNYQGVVTQIMGKTILMTIEQLNCVLTVKVNVDQICLNVAS from the coding sequence ATGAAAAACGCTGTTATAATTAAACCTACACCTGCAAATTGGATGGTTGTGTACACAAGATCCAGATTTGAGAAAAAAATAGACAGAACTTTAAATGACAATCATATCACCTCCTTTTGTCCGGTGATTAAATCATTAAAAAAATGGGCCGACCGAAACAAAATGATAGAAACTCCATTATTTCCATCATACGTTTTTGTCAAGGCAAATACCGGTGAGCAGCTTAAAGTAAAGCAGGTTCCAGGAGTTATCAATTTCGTATCCTATGGCGGAAAGCCCGTTGTATTAAATGACACGGAAATTGAACGAATAAAGTCAATAGTTGACAACTACTCGGAAGTTGAGCTAATGAGTATCCAAAATTTAAACATTGGCAACAGGGTTAAAATAAAGGACGGATTATTGTATAACTACCAGGGTGTAGTTACTCAAATTATGGGCAAAACCATATTAATGACCATTGAACAATTAAACTGCGTTTTAACTGTAAAGGTAAACGTAGATCAAATTTGTTTAAATGTTGCAAGTTAA
- a CDS encoding GumC family protein yields MDASNSNDAGSAKISNFFNRLLFHWPLFLIFFVICFCLAVFYLKYKRPVYQIFGKVMVKDQQKEANKAALEAINLTENQSGIDEQMSLMSSIPVTRQVVEDLQLWVTYLQKTPYYSYKDIYSDTPVQFKLISRGKGSLNSIFDIVIESDSTYLIKQPNGKLIRFAFQSNLTNSFGTWRLDKTADFKQYIGKTVRIKLREIDDVVGYYQGAIHESPIAKSSVVVFRLDDEVPERGREIIDDLIRVYMAASVEQKRRSTQNTIKFVEERLGSITSELNNVESKYQGYKSARGITELADQSSVYVGNAQTNEKQVNDLKIQLSVLDGIERYLNSNDGKGTMPSIIGFSDATLQSLTDRLTDLQMEKTKLLTTLPENNPLFNPINQQINATRVSLRENLKTTRASLVATLQSLQNVGSGFKSNIRALPGAERDLSDIKRMQGIKENLYIYLLQKKEELSLDYASTISDAVVIEQAHIGGPPTPIPGSVYATALILGLVFPVGMVYGRTALKNKVSSKGSVISATGLPVLLEIVQSETDEPIVVLNQKTFIGEQFRDLRTKLAYLHKNNNNPGKTTIFTSSMQGEGKSFVLSNLGTVLAIAGKKTVLLELDLRKPTLAKRFNLNPSVAGVTDFIIGNASQAQIIQRSSISDDLDIICGGAIPPNPSELLESTQLVELITNLKAKYDHILIDTPPVHILADAMIIAHMCDLCLYVIRQDYTPNQELEFVRELKAENKLPRMKLIFNAVKGEQSANSYIYQKNSYIKEPAKSVKSRMRKFASRF; encoded by the coding sequence ATGGACGCTTCTAATTCAAATGATGCCGGATCGGCTAAAATCAGTAATTTTTTTAACCGGTTATTGTTTCATTGGCCTTTATTCCTGATTTTTTTTGTTATATGTTTTTGCCTTGCTGTGTTTTATTTAAAATATAAAAGGCCTGTTTATCAGATATTTGGTAAGGTTATGGTTAAAGATCAGCAAAAGGAAGCTAATAAGGCCGCCCTGGAAGCTATCAATTTAACTGAAAACCAGAGCGGTATAGATGAGCAAATGAGCCTCATGAGTTCAATTCCTGTTACAAGGCAGGTGGTTGAAGATCTTCAGTTATGGGTTACATATCTTCAGAAAACGCCGTATTATTCTTACAAAGATATTTACTCTGATACTCCAGTTCAGTTTAAATTAATTAGTCGGGGAAAAGGATCCTTGAATTCAATATTTGATATTGTAATTGAAAGTGACAGTACCTATCTGATAAAACAGCCTAACGGCAAATTGATCAGGTTTGCGTTCCAAAGTAACCTTACCAATAGCTTTGGTACCTGGAGGCTTGATAAGACAGCTGACTTCAAACAATACATCGGCAAAACAGTGCGTATTAAATTACGCGAAATAGACGATGTGGTTGGTTATTATCAGGGCGCCATTCATGAATCACCGATAGCCAAGAGTTCGGTTGTTGTTTTCAGGCTGGATGACGAAGTACCCGAAAGAGGGCGTGAAATTATTGATGATCTGATAAGGGTTTACATGGCCGCTTCAGTTGAGCAAAAACGCAGATCGACCCAAAATACCATTAAGTTTGTTGAAGAGCGTTTAGGATCGATCACCAGCGAGCTAAACAATGTAGAAAGTAAATATCAAGGCTATAAAAGTGCGCGTGGAATTACTGAATTAGCCGATCAATCATCAGTATACGTAGGTAATGCCCAAACCAATGAAAAACAGGTTAACGATCTGAAAATTCAGTTGAGTGTGCTCGACGGCATCGAACGTTATTTGAACTCCAACGATGGTAAAGGCACTATGCCTTCAATTATCGGATTTTCTGATGCTACCCTGCAATCATTAACAGACAGGCTTACTGATTTGCAGATGGAGAAAACGAAGTTGTTAACCACTTTACCGGAAAATAACCCATTGTTTAATCCGATAAACCAGCAAATAAATGCTACAAGGGTATCATTACGTGAAAATCTGAAAACCACCAGGGCTTCATTGGTAGCTACCCTGCAAAGCTTACAAAATGTGGGTTCGGGCTTTAAATCAAACATTCGCGCATTGCCAGGTGCCGAACGGGATTTGAGCGACATAAAACGTATGCAGGGTATTAAGGAAAATCTTTACATCTATCTGCTGCAGAAAAAAGAAGAACTAAGCCTGGATTATGCCTCAACAATTTCTGATGCGGTGGTAATTGAACAAGCTCACATAGGCGGTCCGCCTACACCTATACCAGGTTCTGTTTATGCTACAGCATTGATATTAGGCCTTGTATTCCCGGTAGGTATGGTATATGGTCGTACCGCGTTAAAAAACAAGGTATCAAGTAAAGGCTCAGTAATTTCGGCCACCGGGTTGCCAGTTTTGCTTGAAATTGTACAATCTGAAACTGATGAGCCAATAGTTGTACTTAATCAAAAAACCTTTATCGGCGAACAGTTCCGCGATCTCCGGACCAAGCTGGCTTATCTGCATAAAAACAATAACAACCCTGGTAAAACCACAATTTTTACTTCAAGCATGCAGGGCGAGGGTAAGAGTTTTGTATTGAGTAACCTGGGAACAGTATTGGCAATAGCCGGGAAGAAAACGGTACTTCTTGAACTGGATTTAAGAAAACCTACACTGGCGAAACGATTTAATTTAAATCCATCAGTGGCAGGCGTAACAGATTTTATTATTGGTAATGCCTCGCAGGCCCAGATCATACAGCGTTCAAGCATCTCTGACGATCTGGATATTATTTGTGGCGGCGCGATACCTCCTAATCCTTCCGAGCTGCTTGAAAGCACACAATTGGTAGAGCTGATAACCAATTTGAAAGCAAAATATGATCATATTCTTATTGATACGCCGCCAGTTCACATCCTGGCGGATGCTATGATCATTGCCCATATGTGCGATCTTTGCTTGTACGTGATCCGCCAGGATTATACGCCCAACCAGGAACTGGAGTTTGTGAGGGAGTTAAAGGCCGAAAATAAATTGCCACGTATGAAACTGATCTTTAATGCGGTGAAAGGTGAACAGAGCGCCAACAGCTATATCTATCAGAAAAATAGCTATATAAAAGAGCCCGCTAAAAGCGTAAAAAGCCGAATGCGGAAATTTGCGAGCAGGTTTTAA
- a CDS encoding inorganic diphosphatase has protein sequence MNTQHPWHEVSTGPKVPYVVNAVIEIPKGSKAKYEIDKESGLLKLDRVLFSSVMYPANYGFIPQTYCDDEDPLDILVLCSVDVFPMSIIEAKVIGVMHMIDNGEQDDKIIAVANNDMSVNYINDLSELPPHTIKEIECFFKDYKVLEGKNVTVERWMGVSYAHRVIEDSQVLYDVNFKSAQNEVKVAG, from the coding sequence ATGAATACACAGCATCCATGGCATGAAGTTTCAACGGGGCCTAAGGTTCCTTACGTTGTAAACGCCGTTATTGAAATTCCTAAAGGTTCAAAAGCTAAATATGAGATTGATAAAGAATCCGGTCTTTTAAAATTAGACCGCGTGCTTTTTTCATCTGTAATGTACCCTGCTAATTATGGGTTTATCCCGCAAACTTATTGTGATGATGAGGATCCGCTTGATATTTTGGTATTATGTTCTGTTGATGTTTTCCCGATGTCAATTATCGAAGCGAAGGTGATAGGAGTAATGCACATGATTGATAATGGCGAGCAGGATGATAAAATTATTGCTGTTGCCAATAATGATATGTCTGTAAATTATATAAATGATTTAAGCGAATTGCCTCCGCATACTATTAAAGAGATTGAGTGCTTTTTTAAAGACTATAAAGTTTTAGAGGGTAAAAATGTAACTGTTGAACGCTGGATGGGCGTTAGCTATGCGCACCGTGTTATTGAAGATAGCCAGGTGTTGTATGATGTTAACTTTAAATCGGCTCAAAACGAAGTTAAGGTAGCCGGCTAA
- a CDS encoding polysaccharide biosynthesis protein, producing MKSLTSDVVADNKFAKWQQWTKLIAVTFSAQAIIQLLGLVTGILIVRLLPTTEYAFYTLANTMLGTMTVLADGGISSGVMAQGGKVWQDRQKLGTVIASGLKLRKIFGMFSLLISLPILFYLLIRNGASPIASGLIVLAIIPSFFAALSDTLLETASKLHQGINKLQKNQLSAGLGRFVLMVGSLLVFPFTYIAILGNGIPRMWANIRLRKISAEYADPEQKSDPAVEKEILAIVKRSLPGAIYFCVSGQITIWLISVFGNTQSIAHVGALSRLTTVLTVFTTLFSTLVVPRFARLPEKKNLLVQRFIQIEAALFAISFIIIAIVMLFPSQVLWILGKGYSNLNKEILLLTISSCLTMLAGVTYSVLVSRGWIIKPVINLSVNILFQVILVVTMDLSKTTNVLMFSIVDFLLAFVILIIYFIYRVSRLPKPTVS from the coding sequence ATGAAAAGTTTAACAAGCGATGTTGTTGCCGATAATAAATTTGCTAAGTGGCAACAATGGACTAAACTTATCGCTGTCACATTCTCGGCCCAGGCAATTATTCAATTATTGGGATTAGTAACCGGGATATTGATAGTAAGGTTACTACCCACAACCGAATATGCGTTTTATACGCTGGCCAATACAATGCTTGGCACAATGACCGTATTGGCCGACGGCGGAATTTCATCAGGAGTGATGGCGCAGGGGGGCAAGGTTTGGCAAGACCGCCAAAAACTGGGAACCGTAATAGCCAGCGGACTTAAGCTCCGTAAGATATTTGGCATGTTTAGTTTGCTAATCTCTTTACCTATCCTGTTTTACCTGCTCATCCGTAACGGTGCTTCGCCTATTGCTTCGGGTTTAATTGTGTTGGCCATCATTCCATCATTCTTTGCTGCCTTAAGCGATACACTGCTCGAAACCGCATCGAAACTTCACCAGGGAATAAACAAACTCCAAAAAAATCAGCTATCTGCGGGGCTTGGCCGTTTTGTGCTGATGGTAGGATCGCTTTTGGTTTTTCCGTTTACTTATATAGCTATCCTGGGCAACGGTATACCCCGTATGTGGGCCAATATCCGGCTACGTAAAATCTCGGCCGAATATGCAGACCCAGAACAAAAGTCAGATCCTGCTGTAGAAAAGGAGATACTTGCCATTGTAAAGCGGTCGTTGCCCGGCGCCATTTACTTTTGCGTATCCGGGCAGATCACTATTTGGTTAATCTCGGTTTTTGGCAATACGCAATCTATAGCGCACGTAGGGGCATTAAGCCGTTTGACTACGGTATTAACTGTATTTACTACTTTATTCAGCACATTGGTAGTACCGCGCTTTGCCCGCCTGCCCGAGAAAAAGAATTTGTTGGTACAACGCTTTATCCAGATAGAAGCAGCGCTTTTTGCCATCAGCTTTATAATTATAGCGATAGTGATGCTGTTCCCGTCGCAGGTGCTCTGGATCTTGGGTAAAGGTTATTCAAACCTTAACAAGGAGATTTTATTGCTTACTATATCAAGCTGCCTTACCATGCTGGCAGGCGTTACCTACTCGGTTTTGGTTTCGCGCGGGTGGATCATTAAGCCGGTCATTAACCTTTCGGTGAACATATTATTCCAGGTAATCCTGGTGGTTACTATGGATCTTTCAAAAACCACTAATGTGTTGATGTTTTCCATAGTCGACTTTTTGCTTGCTTTCGTAATTCTAATTATATACTTCATTTACAGGGTATCCAGACTACCCAAACCAACAGTTTCATGA
- a CDS encoding polysaccharide biosynthesis/export family protein, which produces MMKNQLLTTFLILMVLLTSCASYKENSYFQGLDRNPEMAYKITNFSPPTIQPGDVLSLSVKSLNSDGSAIFNSGAVTTAKGKDGSSSATSSANDGYLVNKDGEIQLPLVHGVKVGQLSLEDAAALIKGKISPYLKEPEVSLAFTNFKVSVLGDVAHPDVITVDGERFSITDALSKAGDLTATANRKNVLLVREVDGKRKYINIDLTSPRLFESPYYYLKSNDLIYVEAGKAKFATQSTFVKVLPIVISIASLILIAIQVSK; this is translated from the coding sequence ATGATGAAAAATCAATTATTAACAACATTTTTAATTTTAATGGTATTGCTGACATCCTGCGCCAGCTATAAGGAGAACAGTTACTTTCAGGGATTGGATAGAAACCCGGAGATGGCTTACAAAATCACCAATTTTTCCCCGCCAACCATACAGCCTGGTGATGTTTTATCATTAAGCGTTAAAAGTTTAAACTCAGACGGCTCAGCCATTTTTAATAGCGGAGCTGTAACTACAGCTAAGGGTAAAGACGGTAGCAGCAGTGCCACATCGTCGGCTAATGATGGCTATCTGGTAAATAAGGATGGCGAAATTCAATTGCCATTGGTCCACGGTGTAAAAGTTGGCCAGCTTTCACTTGAAGACGCTGCCGCCCTTATAAAAGGTAAAATTTCGCCATATCTTAAAGAGCCTGAAGTATCATTGGCCTTTACCAATTTTAAAGTTTCGGTATTGGGCGATGTGGCCCATCCAGATGTGATTACTGTTGACGGCGAGCGCTTTTCAATTACCGACGCGCTTAGCAAGGCCGGCGATCTTACCGCTACGGCCAATCGCAAAAATGTTTTATTGGTTAGGGAAGTTGACGGTAAACGGAAATATATAAATATCGACCTTACTTCGCCAAGGCTATTTGAATCGCCATATTATTATCTCAAAAGCAACGATTTGATTTACGTTGAAGCCGGTAAAGCAAAATTTGCGACCCAGAGCACGTTTGTTAAAGTACTCCCAATCGTGATTTCAATAGCGTCATTGATCTTGATTGCTATACAAGTAAGTAAATAA
- a CDS encoding WcaI family glycosyltransferase has translation MNKPNASSKKILIIGINFSPELTGIGKYTGDMVEWFVDNDYECTVITSFPYYPFWKVQPPYTNKFYKREVLKDGKLTVYRCPLYVPEKPGGLKRLIHEATFFLSAYFVLISLLFKSKNDYIFCIAPPFHLGFLGLFYRFFKRGEIIYHIQDLQIEAARDLNMLKSKRAFKILFAMEKFIMHKVDFVSSISKGMLKKISVKTNREITFFPNWVDTDTCYPIANSAELKSMWNFDADDKVVLYSGSIGEKQGIEAILDVAEQLKQVSFIKFVICGTGPHKDKLIQRAKQQQLDNVSFFPLQERHLFNSFLNMADVHLVLQKKSAADLVMPSKLTTILAVGGLALVTAEQGTTLYEVIKDNNMGVVIPPEDIDQLKAAIFNCCTSDNAEIKLNARNYAENHLNISKVIRRMMSNMQKTVYPEPKGIKYLRLDRDAD, from the coding sequence ATGAATAAGCCAAACGCATCGAGCAAAAAGATATTAATTATAGGCATCAACTTTTCTCCAGAATTGACGGGTATTGGAAAATATACCGGAGATATGGTTGAATGGTTTGTTGATAACGATTATGAATGTACTGTAATAACATCTTTCCCATACTACCCATTCTGGAAAGTGCAGCCTCCATACACCAATAAGTTTTATAAGCGTGAGGTGCTCAAAGACGGTAAGCTCACTGTATACAGATGTCCGTTATATGTACCGGAAAAGCCCGGTGGTTTAAAACGACTTATTCACGAAGCTACCTTTTTTTTGTCGGCTTATTTTGTGCTGATTTCCTTGTTATTTAAGTCTAAAAATGATTACATATTTTGTATAGCACCACCTTTTCATTTAGGTTTTTTAGGTTTGTTTTACCGGTTTTTTAAACGGGGCGAAATCATTTATCATATCCAGGACCTGCAAATTGAGGCCGCACGCGATTTAAACATGCTAAAATCAAAAAGAGCATTTAAAATTTTGTTTGCGATGGAGAAATTTATCATGCACAAGGTAGATTTTGTAAGCTCGATTTCAAAAGGCATGCTTAAGAAGATAAGTGTTAAAACTAACCGGGAGATCACCTTTTTTCCCAACTGGGTTGATACTGACACTTGTTACCCAATAGCTAATTCTGCCGAATTGAAATCGATGTGGAACTTTGATGCGGATGACAAAGTAGTACTATATTCTGGCAGTATAGGCGAGAAACAAGGGATTGAAGCTATTTTAGATGTAGCTGAGCAGCTTAAACAGGTTAGCTTTATAAAATTTGTTATCTGCGGCACGGGGCCACACAAGGATAAACTAATACAGCGGGCTAAGCAACAGCAGCTTGATAACGTAAGTTTCTTTCCGCTGCAGGAGCGTCATCTGTTCAATAGTTTTTTGAATATGGCCGATGTTCATCTGGTTTTGCAAAAAAAGAGCGCCGCCGACCTGGTGATGCCGTCAAAGCTAACCACCATTTTGGCTGTTGGCGGCCTGGCACTGGTAACTGCAGAGCAAGGCACCACTTTATATGAGGTTATAAAAGACAACAACATGGGTGTTGTGATCCCGCCGGAAGATATCGATCAACTGAAGGCAGCCATATTTAACTGTTGTACATCTGATAACGCCGAAATTAAACTAAATGCCCGCAATTATGCCGAAAATCATCTTAATATCAGCAAAGTGATCAGAAGAATGATGTCCAATATGCAGAAAACGGTATATCCCGAACCAAAGGGAATTAAATATTTGAGATTGGACAGAGACGCGGATTAG